The following is a genomic window from Chanos chanos chromosome 1, fChaCha1.1, whole genome shotgun sequence.
CCAAATTACTCAAAGTACAATGGATGTTTGCCCAGTCTGCAAGCTGAATTTCCATAGCAGAGAACCCAAACTCTTGCCTTGCCTGCATTCTTTTTGCAAGAGATGTCTCCCATCACCTTCAAGAAACTTGCTGTATTCTGATCAAAGGAGTAACCACCAACTTCAAATCGaaaacacatccaaaacacGTAAGTTTAAAACAGTGAATGTCCACGACGACTTTCGTAGAAATGGTCCCCCAGATATAAGCAGCTAAAGTAATGTTGTGTTGGTTAGGATTGATTTGAATGCACATGGTTTTAAGCTTTAATATTTTCCATCGTTTGGTAAACTGGAAAAACAAGTTCGTAATCTGCTCATATTTTGTAGTAAGTATTTTATCATTTGGCTGTGTAGTTGCCCTCATCCTACTCTTTCTGCGAATCCACTGATGTACCGGATGAATGGTTTCAAGTTATGTGGtaatttttctgttctctttttttttttttccagtgaacgTGATCCGTTGTCCAGTGTGTCATCAAGAGTGTATGGAGGTTGAGGTTCTGGATAACTTCTTTGCAAAGGACTCTATGGAGGTGCCAAGCAGTACAGTGGAAAAGACTAGTCAGGTGGTTCAACAGTTGATAATGGTTTAATAGATTCTTGTAACTCTGGGTTAATTTTGTGACATCATTTGAAATGGAAACACatgatcattatttttttttctgcaggtgTGCATGAGTTGTGATGATAACACAGAGGCCACAGGCTTCTGTGTGGAATGTGTTGAGTTCCTTTGTGTCACCTGCATTGAGGCCCATCAGCGGGTGAAGTTTACCAGGGATCATACAATAAGGCAGAGGGAGGAAATGTCTCCAGGTACCTTTAGAAAAGAATTTGTTAAAGATGCAATAATCATTCAAGATGATGTTTGTATGATaaagtgtttgatgtttttatgaTAAAGCTAATGTGGAAGCTTTGTATTGAATTTCACATTCTTCATGAAATCTTATTAACTGAAGTTTtgcatttcaaaatgatttgCTTATCAATATCAATATATAATATCAATATATTGTTGCCGCTGGGTGCAGACAGTGGTTACACGTGTCTAAACTGTATAATGATTATTTACAGAGGCAATGGGAGCTTCTACACAGAAGCCTGTTTTCTGTGATGTCCACAAGCAAGAGCCCTTGAAGCTGTTCTGTGAGACCTGTGACCGTCTCACCTGTCGGGACTGTCAGCTTCTCAAGCACAAGGACCACAAGTAATGAATCTTATTTTCCTCATAATAATCCTCAAAAATTTTCCTCAGAAATTTTCCTCATAAGTGTTTTATCATATTATCGCTGCAACTCAATTTCTGTTGAGTAACTGgtatttttttcaaagcagaGAAATAAGTTAGTCTGCTCATGTGCTATTTTGTGTTACTTATTTATGCAGTTACCAGTTTCTTGAGGATGCTTACAGAAATCACCGAGAACATCTTGAGAATATGACACACCAACTCCAAGAAAAGAGGAAGGCCATAGAGGACGTGTCTAACACAATAAACAGCGGGTAATGTGGAGTTTCCAAGAGCATGCCTCAGTATGTAATGCAATTAATTGGGTCTTATACAGGATAATATGTAACGATTTTATGAAATGTCcttaatgtgtaaatgtattcttttctttcaggCTCCAACACGTTGATGAAAACCGAAAGGCTGTCACCAATGAGATTAAAAAGTCTATTTGCAATCTTATAATGGAGATtaacagaaagggaaaaattCTGGTGAATCAGCTTGAGGTATTATCACAGAATTTTGTGTCTTTCATACCACAGCTCTCCATACTGAAATGTATATAGTGTTTGAAATGTATCACACTTCTTGTGTGATCACAGTGATAATTATTGCTGTGTCTACCTAGGCTCTCACAAAAGACCATGAAACAGTCCTTAAGAAACAACAAGAAGATGTGTCCTCCCTCTCCAAACACTTAGATCATGTGATCAGCTTCACTAAGTGGGCAACAGCCAGTAATAGTGGCACTGCTCTTCTGTATTGTAAACGATTGGTAAGGGCTCATCTCTCATTTTTGCAAAGTTTATATCTGTTTGTGGAGTCGGCAGTTACAGTTATGTTTGAACGTGTCTTTCCCCTTTCAGATTATGTGTCAAATACAATACCTCATGCGGGCAAAATGCAACGCTTCATTCGTTCCTCTGAGCTCAGTTCGGTTCCAGTGTCGTTCTGGCTTCTGGGCTTCGAATGTTGATCTTGGTAAGAGTTACTGAGTCAGTAATTGAGTTACTGGATGAGTCTATGAGTACGTGTCTTGGCTTTGCTCCATAAGTTCATTCTTAACCAGTGTCAGTTTGCAGCACATAAAGATAACAGTGAGCCAGATACTGATATGTCTTTTGTTCTTTGCTGGTCCTCAGGGTCACTGGTGGTGGAAAAGGCCCCAGGTCGTCAACCAGGTGGCATGCAAGGCTTCCCTTTCCAACCCGTTCATCCTGGTCCGAGACCTGAGGGTCCCTCCGGGGCTTTTGCAGACGGGCAGTCTCAACAGCAGCGACAGAGCACACTGGCCCAACTCCAGATGCAGGTAGAGAAGCTCGCCCAGCATCCAAACCGACAACTCCCACCCAACCACTGGTCCTGGTACCAGAACATGCGACTTCCAGGAGGGCCACCACCCAGGCCAATGCAGGGCGGCTCACCCTCACAGAGCCTGCCCGGCATGACCCAGCAAGGCCGAAGATATGGCCCTCCGCACCAAAGTCCACGAAGTCCTACCTCTGTGCTACAGAACACGGGACTCCCTCATCAGGTGAGTGGACTGGGGATGATTTGAtttgagtgtctttttttccgtGATTCTCTGTGGACTTTCTCGAAAGATAAGTGCAGTATAAATACAGAGGATATTTTACCATAATAAAGGAGAGATACAGCCCAGAAACTGGGATACAGGGCACTGTTTTAGATAGGGAGGCACCAGTTATCAAGTATTTGTGTTAAGTACTATTTTAATGTTTAGTCTGTGCAGTTGCTGCCATTGATTCTGAGAAGTTAGCTGGTTGTTACAAATGTCAAAATTGCATCTCCAAATATAAGTAGATATAAAATGCAGTATAAGTTGTTGCTTAAGTATTGCACTGAGAGTAACGGTTTTCTTTACTGACATTTAATGCACTCTTCTTCTCAGACTCTTAGAGGACTTATCAACAGCTCAAACTTCCCTCCCAAACCCATTGATGTTCTCCAGGGCACATCACGTTTTTCACAGAATGCAGCTCTCACCAGTGGAGGGACCATGAATTCTCAATCTTCTCTTCATCAGGTAGTTGATACAGAAAAAGAGCTAGAATACGTTCAGAACATTTTGGAGGTATTTTATTGGATACCCCAAAGAAACAGTGGTAAAATGTTCTGTGTGGTCTGTATAGAGAAACATGATGGATGCTGCATACATGAATAAGAGGACTGAGCCTAT
Proteins encoded in this region:
- the trim24 gene encoding transcription intermediary factor 1-alpha, coding for MEGNGEKVNADDIVIIVENEAESMPVQEANANDQITQSTMDVCPVCKLNFHSREPKLLPCLHSFCKRCLPSPSRNLLYSDQRSNHQLQIENTSKTLNVIRCPVCHQECMEVEVLDNFFAKDSMEVPSSTVEKTSQVCMSCDDNTEATGFCVECVEFLCVTCIEAHQRVKFTRDHTIRQREEMSPEAMGASTQKPVFCDVHKQEPLKLFCETCDRLTCRDCQLLKHKDHNYQFLEDAYRNHREHLENMTHQLQEKRKAIEDVSNTINSGLQHVDENRKAVTNEIKKSICNLIMEINRKGKILVNQLEALTKDHETVLKKQQEDVSSLSKHLDHVISFTKWATASNSGTALLYCKRLIMCQIQYLMRAKCNASFVPLSSVRFQCRSGFWASNVDLGSLVVEKAPGRQPGGMQGFPFQPVHPGPRPEGPSGAFADGQSQQQRQSTLAQLQMQVEKLAQHPNRQLPPNHWSWYQNMRLPGGPPPRPMQGGSPSQSLPGMTQQGRRYGPPHQSPRSPTSVLQNTGLPHQTLRGLINSSNFPPKPIDVLQGTSRFSQNAALTSGGTMNSQSSLHQVVDTEKELEYVQNILERNMMDAAYMNKRTEPMGSVSLSASRPSFPQHLPSTAIDRTAQGVQISPMSSATSSDGKAGSGPLKRSDQPQGAPPNSVTKRRRRASPGPIIVIKDEPEDDDEVHFVHSSAKASLPDSTGVQSQTPQQESPPGEEQPTEKTPEPDEDPNEDWCAVCQNGGELLCCDKCPKVFHLNCHIPTLTASPSGEWFCTFCRDLISPEMEYDICKDSESKVVKEDPDSETFTPVDRRKCERLLLRIYCNELSTDFQEPVTPSSMPEYSKIIKTPMDLSIVKSKLESRQSPAYKRTEDFVADVRLIFKNCATFHKEDTEMASVGANLESFFEEQLKLLYPDRTFPDVKEEGIAPLAPEEPEQTSSPTPAASPAEKAVEPPSDAQPEETLQSKDTEGETQDNSSPESTAKGEEESKEQTGE